One Misgurnus anguillicaudatus chromosome 22, ASM2758022v2, whole genome shotgun sequence DNA segment encodes these proteins:
- the tmem161b gene encoding transmembrane protein 161B: protein MGVISVQLVVTMVMASVIQKIIPHYSFARWLLCSGSLRWYQHPTEDELRTLAGKQQKGAKNKKDRKYNGHLENKPLTIPKDIDLQLETKCIAEVDTLALHYFPEFQWLVDFTVAATLVYLITELYFCVVESSEEMNISVVWSLLVLAFVVKILFSLTAHYFRLEEGGERSLCITFAAFFFVKAMAILIVTENYLEFGLETGFANFSNSAVQFLENQGLESQGPISKLTFKLILALLCSLIGAFLTFPGLRLAQMHLDALTLNNCKVTQTLLHINFMSPLIMVLLWVKPITKDCLMNPSFGKDGVPLMSEKGYDTLRLWVILLLCVLRLAMMRHHLQAYLNLAQKGVLQMKKEAGRISTVDLQKMVARVFYYLCVIALQYVAPLVMLLHTTLLLKTLGGYSWVVYPEESLPCLPNEDFNPAEAGQAEMQTTQAVAQLSIALGGLRTVFTPLLFRGILSFFTWWIAACLFSTSLFGLFYHQYLMAA, encoded by the exons GGTGTGATCAGTGTGCAGCTGGTGGTTACCATGGTAATGGCCAGCGTGATTCAGAAGATCATACCCCACTATTCCTTTGCACGATGGCTCCTCTGCAGTGGCAG TCTGCGTTGGTACCAGCACCCCACAGAAGATGAGTTGAGGACTTTGGCTGGAAAACAGCAGAAAGGAGCCAAGAACAAAAAAGACAG GAAGTACAATGGGCACTTAGAGAACAAGCCGTTGACCATCCCTAAAGACATTGACCTGCAACTGGAGACCAAGTGCATTGCAGAAGTGGACACTCTGG CGCTGCATTACTTCCCCGAATTTCAGTGGTTGGTGGACTTCACAGTTGCGGCCACATTAGTTTATCTTATCACTGAGCTGTACTTCTGTGTGGTTGAGTCCAGTGAGGAGATGAACATTAGTGTGGTGTGGAGCCTGCTAGTCTTGGCCTTTGTTGT GAAGATCCTTTTCTCCCTCACGGCTCACTACTTCAGACTAGAGGAGGGTGGTGAGCGTTCCCTCTGCATCACGTTTGCCGCCTTCTTCTTTGTTAAAGCCATGGCTATTCTCATAGTCACAGAAAACTACCTGGAATTTGGTCTTGAGACAG gctttgctaatttttccaATAGTGCTGTGCAGTTTCTGGAAAACCAGGGCCTTGAGTCTCA GGGTCCCATATCCAAACTGACCTTTAAGCTGATTCTGGCACTGCTATGCTCTCTCATTGGAGCCTTCCTCACTTTCCCTGGCCTGCGACTGGCCCAGATGCATCTTGATGCCCTCACCCTCAACAACTGCAAAGTCACACA AACTTTACTGCATATCAACTTCATGTCTCCGTTAATCATGGTCCTGCTATGGGTGAAGCCCATAACCAAGGATTGCCTAATGAATCCCTCATTTGGGAAAGATGGTGTGCCTTT AATGTCTGAGAAGGGGTATGACACACTGCGTCTCTGGGTGATTTTACTTCTGTGTGTGCTTAGACTAGCCATGATGCGACACCATCTCCAGGCCTACCTCAACCTGGCTCAGAAGGGTGTCCTGCAGATGAAAAAGGAAGCAGGACGGATTTCTACAGTTGACCTCCAAAAGATG GTCGCCCGAGTTTTTTACTACCTGTGTGTGATAGCTCTACAGTACGTTGCACCTCTGGTGATGCTTTTACATACTACCTTGCTGCTAAAGACATTGG GTGGATACTCGTGGGTGGTTTACCCAGAAGAAAGTTTGCCCTGTCTACCAAATGAAGACTTTAACCCCGCTGAGGCGGGACAAGCAGAGATGCAGACCACTCAAGCTGTGGCCCAGTTATCCATTGCTCTGGGGGGGCTGAGGACTGTATTCACCCCTTTGCTGTTTAGAGGCATCCTGTCATTTTTCACTTGGTGGATTGCTGCCTGTCTGTTTTCCACCTCTCTCTTCGGCCTCTTTTACCACCAGTACCTGATGGCAGCGTAA